The Chryseobacterium nakagawai genome has a segment encoding these proteins:
- a CDS encoding SDR family oxidoreductase, which yields MTIIITGTSSGIGFALAEYFGKKGHKVFGLSRKYTESQYFKSIPTDVTDNTAVQNAIAEVLKIETKIDVLINNAGMGMVGAVEDSNKEDILKLFSLNLAGPVQMMSAVLPTMRAHKFGKIINVSSIGSEMGLPFRGFYSASKSALDKVTEAMRYEVYPWNIDVCSLHLGDIKTNIADNRVIAQVSQPYKNVFDKVYALMNAHVDEGTEPLEVAEYIEKLLGKNKWKAHYYFGKFGQKIGVPLKWILPQGIYENLMKKYNKLD from the coding sequence ATGACCATTATCATCACAGGAACCTCCTCCGGAATTGGATTTGCTTTGGCCGAATACTTCGGTAAAAAAGGACACAAAGTATTTGGTTTAAGCCGAAAATATACGGAAAGTCAGTATTTTAAATCTATCCCGACAGATGTTACTGATAACACCGCTGTTCAGAATGCTATTGCTGAGGTCCTGAAAATAGAAACCAAAATTGATGTCCTTATCAACAATGCCGGAATGGGAATGGTAGGTGCTGTGGAAGATTCTAACAAAGAAGATATCCTTAAACTTTTCAGCCTTAATCTTGCCGGGCCTGTTCAGATGATGAGCGCGGTTCTTCCTACAATGAGAGCACATAAATTCGGAAAAATCATTAATGTATCCAGTATCGGAAGTGAAATGGGATTACCTTTCCGCGGGTTCTATTCTGCCTCAAAATCTGCTTTGGATAAAGTAACGGAAGCGATGAGGTATGAAGTGTATCCTTGGAATATCGATGTGTGCTCTTTACATTTGGGTGATATTAAAACCAATATTGCAGACAATAGAGTGATTGCCCAGGTTTCCCAGCCTTATAAAAATGTTTTCGATAAAGTGTATGCTTTGATGAATGCTCATGTAGACGAGGGAACTGAACCACTGGAGGTAGCAGAATACATTGAAAAACTTTTAGGAAAGAATAAATGGAAAGCTCATTATTATTTTGGTAAATTCGGGCAGAAAATCGGAGTTCCGTTGAAATGGATTCTTCCACAAGGAATTTATGAGAATTTAATGAAGAAATATAATAAACTGGATTAA
- a CDS encoding autotransporter assembly complex protein TamA translates to MKLFLKIFFVLFCVFTQAQKKQYWLIDTETKVRKKVKDSTSAVKFLDSLTQNNYFFTQLKEVKVKGDSTEIFFDKGKNFNETYVNLSDSIVQKLKVQKDFFTKNLDSTKKSINKSYIDEGYSFSRIKSKYKGQKNGYPIVELDINKNDKRTINGFVVKGYDKVPKRFIKNLEKEFKGKNYDDKNLLAVNKSFQSHPFVMLDRQPQTLFTKDSTNIYLFLQKKKTNTFDGVIGFGNDKTDKFTLNGTMNVNFRNMFNGFEAVSLYWQRNPDKGQTFDLQVDIPYLFKSNVGMNTKVNIYRQDSTFANVKFLPAFYYHINNRNKIGLRATLETSTVIDSLYAIGKDYNKKGIGIWFEMTEPTDIDLFLYKTRINAGYDYLTTTYTKGNIKAAQNQFYFSGEHNYHISGNHFLNIKGEGAMMDSKIEFSANELYRFGGWNSMRGFNENSLAADFYYYGSLEYRYLIGNQAFFDLFGQYGQLNNKSLNVKPKLYSVGLGFNFFIPIGLMSFQLSNGNEFGNPFKFNDIKIHWGILSRF, encoded by the coding sequence TTGAAGTTATTTTTAAAAATATTTTTTGTTCTGTTCTGCGTTTTTACACAAGCGCAGAAGAAACAGTATTGGCTTATTGATACTGAAACAAAGGTCAGAAAAAAAGTAAAAGATTCAACTTCTGCTGTAAAGTTTCTGGATTCTCTAACTCAGAACAATTATTTTTTCACTCAGCTGAAGGAGGTAAAAGTAAAAGGTGACAGTACAGAGATTTTTTTCGACAAAGGAAAAAACTTTAATGAAACCTATGTGAATCTTTCTGATTCCATTGTTCAGAAATTGAAAGTTCAGAAAGATTTCTTCACTAAAAATTTAGATTCCACCAAAAAAAGTATTAATAAAAGTTATATTGATGAGGGGTATTCATTCAGCAGAATCAAATCAAAATACAAAGGTCAGAAAAACGGATATCCTATTGTAGAGCTGGATATCAACAAGAATGATAAAAGAACGATCAATGGTTTTGTTGTAAAAGGGTATGATAAAGTTCCAAAAAGGTTCATTAAAAATCTTGAAAAGGAATTCAAAGGAAAAAACTATGATGACAAGAACCTCTTAGCTGTCAACAAAAGTTTTCAAAGCCATCCTTTTGTGATGCTGGATCGGCAGCCACAGACTTTATTCACCAAGGATTCCACCAATATTTATTTGTTTTTGCAAAAGAAAAAGACCAACACCTTTGATGGAGTCATTGGTTTCGGAAATGATAAGACTGATAAGTTTACCTTAAATGGTACCATGAATGTAAATTTCAGAAATATGTTCAATGGCTTCGAAGCCGTGAGTCTGTATTGGCAAAGAAACCCTGACAAAGGCCAGACCTTTGATCTTCAGGTAGACATTCCTTATCTTTTTAAATCCAATGTCGGGATGAATACAAAGGTGAATATTTACAGACAAGATTCTACATTTGCTAATGTAAAATTCCTTCCTGCTTTCTATTACCATATCAATAATCGTAACAAAATTGGTCTGCGAGCAACCTTGGAAACCTCAACAGTGATAGATTCTTTGTATGCTATTGGAAAAGATTACAACAAAAAAGGGATCGGGATCTGGTTTGAAATGACCGAGCCTACTGATATTGATCTTTTTCTTTACAAAACAAGAATCAATGCCGGATACGATTATTTAACAACTACTTATACCAAAGGAAATATAAAAGCTGCCCAAAACCAGTTTTATTTCTCTGGGGAACATAATTATCATATTTCAGGAAACCACTTCCTCAATATCAAAGGAGAAGGTGCTATGATGGATTCTAAAATTGAGTTTTCGGCTAATGAACTTTACCGTTTTGGTGGATGGAATTCCATGCGGGGCTTTAATGAGAACTCCCTCGCCGCCGACTTTTATTATTACGGTAGTTTGGAATATCGCTATCTCATAGGTAACCAAGCCTTCTTTGACCTCTTTGGCCAGTATGGGCAGCTCAATAATAAATCACTGAATGTAAAGCCCAAACTTTACAGCGTTGGACTTGGTTTCAATTTCTTCATTCCAATAGGATTAATGAGTTTCCAGCTGTCGAATGGTAACGAGTTTGGAAATCCATTTAAATTCAATGACATAAAGATCCACTGGGGAATTCTGAGCAGGTTCTAA
- a CDS encoding SusC/RagA family TonB-linked outer membrane protein produces MKKTLATFAVFLLPLYITAQEIAVSGNVKSENGTSVSGVNITDKNTGKTTITDENGNFTISANPKDILEFFSPDFSVYTVEVSSKKQYAIVLRKTNEKQIEGVVITALGIAKKKEKIGYSTQEVGTKQFETITTPSIGNLFSGQVAGLNVSNPTGMQQAPQFTLRGNSNLVFVIDGVIVEKEVFQNLDPNNIENINVLKGATASALYGSRGRYGAILITTKSAKKKGFSVEFSQNTMITGGFTNLPKTQTEYGNGSQGKYEFWDGADGGVNDGDMIWGPKFVPGLKLAQWNSPIRDKVTGQVVPWYGAVTGTQYNDKARYERVPIDWKYHDNLNTFLKPAIINNNNFAISYRNNKDIYRFSGNFMNYDDRVPNSYLQKYGVNFSSENHLGDKFIFDTKFNFNQAFTPNVPNYEYNPSGHMYTILIWMGADVDGNALKNHMWIPGKEGRAQANWNYAWYNNPWFGAEYYKNQNRTNIINAQTGLEYKATKDLSVKGKISLVENHSKSETFSPYSYFNYSAPRSGGYIVKDLKTWNLNYDVLATYKKKISENFDFTINAGGSAFYFKNNRNEMSTDGLKIPEIYSFDNSIGALKNYTYLKEKLIYSAYSTIDIGLYNAFFINISGRNDWSSTLPKANRSYFYPSASISAVISNLVKMPEAVNMLKLSASWAKVAYDFQPYSIRNYYSNNKGISFNGNPTYLYPTILNVENTLKPEQTKSYELGLSAGLFNNRITLDATYFRTLDYNNILEFPSAESSGFVSQYVNGNEYTTKGFEISLGMVPIKTTDFTWKTLINWSTYEQKLTSIYDNMPNYNNIKLGERMDSYYDYTWQKSPDGKVILDAKSGMPTKANAPSNLGHFNPDWTFGFNNTFKYKKISLNIGIDGSIGGIMRSQVVEKMWWGGKHPNSVAYRDLEYANPGKYYFVPDGVNYNPATGLYTQHTNPINFQDWAQNYPYQARVTQDESEEFANVFDRTFIKLRSVVLEYDFSSLLNPKGMVKGFTANISAYNLAMWKKSKNLYSDPDFQIRSGRTGDIANDIQDPSSRWFGIGFNLKF; encoded by the coding sequence ATGAAGAAAACTTTAGCTACGTTTGCCGTTTTTTTACTTCCGTTATATATTACAGCTCAGGAGATTGCCGTTTCCGGAAATGTAAAATCTGAAAATGGAACCAGCGTTTCAGGAGTAAATATTACCGATAAAAACACAGGAAAAACAACGATAACAGATGAAAATGGGAATTTTACCATTTCAGCCAACCCGAAAGATATCCTGGAATTCTTTTCTCCCGATTTTTCCGTTTACACGGTCGAGGTTTCTTCAAAAAAACAATACGCTATTGTTCTAAGAAAGACCAATGAGAAGCAGATTGAAGGTGTTGTTATTACCGCTTTGGGAATTGCTAAGAAAAAGGAAAAGATTGGATATTCTACCCAGGAAGTAGGAACCAAACAGTTTGAAACCATTACCACGCCAAGTATTGGAAATTTATTTTCAGGACAGGTAGCCGGTTTGAATGTTTCCAATCCAACCGGAATGCAGCAGGCTCCACAATTTACCTTAAGGGGAAATTCTAATCTGGTATTTGTTATTGATGGAGTGATTGTAGAAAAAGAAGTTTTTCAAAATTTAGATCCTAACAATATAGAAAACATCAACGTCTTGAAAGGAGCTACCGCTTCTGCGCTTTATGGTTCAAGAGGTCGATATGGAGCAATTCTGATTACCACAAAAAGCGCAAAGAAGAAAGGCTTCTCTGTAGAGTTTTCTCAAAACACAATGATTACAGGAGGGTTCACCAATCTTCCAAAAACTCAGACCGAATATGGTAATGGTTCTCAGGGAAAGTATGAATTCTGGGATGGAGCTGATGGCGGCGTAAATGACGGCGATATGATCTGGGGACCCAAATTTGTTCCAGGACTAAAGCTTGCTCAATGGAACAGCCCGATCAGAGATAAAGTAACCGGACAGGTCGTTCCTTGGTATGGAGCTGTAACCGGTACTCAGTATAATGATAAAGCAAGATATGAAAGGGTTCCCATCGACTGGAAATACCATGATAATTTAAATACTTTCTTAAAGCCTGCTATTATCAACAATAATAATTTTGCGATCAGCTATCGAAATAACAAAGATATCTACAGGTTCTCGGGGAACTTCATGAATTATGATGACAGGGTTCCCAACTCTTATCTACAGAAGTACGGAGTTAATTTCTCTTCTGAAAATCACCTTGGAGACAAGTTCATCTTTGATACAAAATTTAATTTCAATCAGGCTTTTACTCCTAACGTTCCTAATTACGAGTACAACCCTAGTGGACACATGTATACCATCTTGATCTGGATGGGGGCTGATGTGGATGGAAATGCCCTAAAAAACCACATGTGGATTCCAGGAAAAGAAGGCAGAGCTCAGGCTAATTGGAATTATGCATGGTACAATAACCCATGGTTCGGAGCTGAATACTATAAAAATCAAAACAGGACCAATATTATTAATGCCCAAACCGGATTAGAATATAAGGCAACAAAAGACCTTTCCGTAAAAGGAAAAATTTCCCTTGTTGAAAATCATAGCAAATCGGAAACATTCAGTCCCTATTCTTATTTCAATTACAGCGCTCCAAGAAGTGGTGGATATATTGTAAAAGATCTGAAAACCTGGAACCTCAACTACGATGTTTTGGCTACTTATAAAAAGAAAATCTCTGAGAATTTTGATTTTACGATCAATGCCGGAGGTTCAGCATTTTACTTTAAAAATAATAGGAATGAAATGTCTACCGACGGTTTAAAGATCCCGGAAATATATTCATTTGACAATTCCATCGGAGCTCTCAAAAATTACACTTATCTGAAAGAAAAGCTAATTTACAGTGCCTATTCTACGATTGATATCGGGTTATACAATGCGTTCTTCATCAATATTTCCGGACGTAATGACTGGTCTTCTACTTTACCCAAAGCCAATAGATCTTACTTCTACCCTTCTGCATCCATCAGTGCTGTAATTTCCAATCTGGTAAAAATGCCTGAGGCTGTCAATATGCTTAAACTTTCTGCTTCATGGGCAAAAGTAGCTTATGATTTCCAACCTTACTCTATCAGAAATTATTATTCAAATAATAAAGGAATTAGTTTTAATGGTAATCCAACCTATTTGTATCCTACCATCCTAAATGTAGAAAATACATTGAAACCTGAACAGACCAAATCTTATGAATTGGGATTAAGTGCCGGTCTTTTCAATAACAGAATTACTTTAGATGCTACTTATTTCAGAACTCTTGATTACAACAATATTCTGGAGTTCCCAAGTGCTGAGTCATCAGGTTTTGTCTCTCAGTATGTGAATGGTAATGAATATACTACAAAAGGATTCGAAATTTCCCTCGGAATGGTCCCAATAAAGACTACTGATTTCACCTGGAAAACATTAATCAACTGGAGTACGTATGAACAAAAGCTAACTTCTATTTATGATAACATGCCTAACTACAACAATATCAAGTTAGGAGAAAGAATGGATAGCTACTATGATTACACATGGCAAAAATCTCCGGATGGAAAGGTAATTCTGGATGCCAAATCAGGAATGCCAACAAAAGCTAATGCTCCAAGTAATCTGGGGCACTTCAATCCGGACTGGACTTTTGGTTTCAACAATACCTTCAAGTATAAAAAAATATCCTTAAATATCGGAATTGATGGAAGCATCGGTGGAATCATGAGATCTCAGGTCGTTGAAAAAATGTGGTGGGGCGGAAAACACCCGAATTCTGTTGCCTACAGAGATCTTGAATATGCCAATCCTGGAAAGTATTATTTTGTACCGGATGGAGTGAATTACAATCCTGCAACAGGGCTTTATACTCAGCATACCAATCCTATCAACTTCCAAGATTGGGCACAGAATTATCCATACCAGGCCAGAGTCACTCAGGATGAAAGTGAAGAATTTGCTAATGTTTTCGACAGAACCTTTATCAAGTTAAGATCTGTAGTATTAGAATATGACTTCTCTTCCCTATTGAATCCAAAAGGAATGGTTAAAGGGTTCACTGCCAATATCTCGGCTTACAATCTGGCTATGTGGAAAAAGTCTAAAAACCTTTATTCAGATCCGGACTTCCAGATCAGATCGGGAAGAACAGGCGATATCGCTAATGATATTCAGGATCCTTCAAGCAGATGGTTCGGAATCGGATTTAATCTTAAGTTTTAA
- a CDS encoding SusD/RagB family nutrient-binding outer membrane lipoprotein produces the protein MKNNIFKTKDLKSKKAKRLITSVLTAGVLALTSCESNLDKINENPNDQASIDPKYLLTYVAKDAFWVNGDNMYASRMMIGTDGENPFQYMKWNDASFEVYSKGLLNTVKMMQESEKRNNKNYVAVGKFLRAFYFFNTSLKVGSIPYSEAVKGESGITQPKYDSQDIVMAGVLSELKEANDLINTNDKIEGDIIFNGDANKWKKLINSFRLKILITLSKKTTVGSYNIATEFASIAGSQPLMTSISDNGELKFADAADSRYSMFNNSGYGSSLYMADYFINLFKDRKDPRLFTFASQTTGAKEAGKTITDFSGYNGGNPTSPYSDNAALITAKNISKVNDRFYKDPTNEPSSILSYSELEFILAEATARGWISGSAKTHYDNGIKASFSFYQTYVKNSGQYFTGFDVNQYLATPLVVYDNSASLQVQLEKIMTQKYMIMFHQSQWTSYYDYLRTGYPNYPLKPGVAAPFRFRYPQSEYNYNSTNLKAALTTQYGGNDNINSKPWWLQ, from the coding sequence ATGAAAAATAATATATTCAAAACGAAAGACTTAAAAAGTAAAAAAGCAAAAAGACTGATCACATCTGTATTGACAGCAGGAGTATTGGCATTGACATCATGTGAATCCAATCTTGATAAAATCAATGAAAACCCGAATGATCAGGCAAGTATTGATCCTAAATATCTTCTCACCTATGTTGCTAAAGATGCCTTTTGGGTGAATGGAGACAATATGTATGCTTCAAGAATGATGATTGGTACTGATGGTGAAAATCCTTTTCAGTACATGAAATGGAATGACGCCTCTTTTGAAGTCTATTCAAAAGGACTTCTTAATACGGTAAAAATGATGCAGGAGTCTGAAAAAAGAAATAATAAAAACTATGTTGCCGTAGGCAAATTTCTAAGGGCTTTTTATTTCTTTAATACAAGTCTAAAAGTGGGAAGTATTCCCTATTCTGAAGCTGTAAAAGGTGAATCAGGGATTACCCAACCTAAATACGACAGTCAGGATATTGTGATGGCCGGAGTTTTATCAGAATTAAAAGAAGCCAATGATCTTATTAATACCAATGATAAAATTGAAGGAGATATTATTTTCAATGGAGATGCTAACAAATGGAAAAAACTCATCAATTCATTCCGTTTGAAAATCTTAATCACTCTATCTAAAAAAACAACCGTTGGAAGTTACAATATTGCAACAGAGTTTGCTTCTATTGCAGGAAGCCAGCCTTTGATGACCTCTATTTCAGATAATGGGGAACTTAAGTTTGCTGACGCAGCAGACAGTAGATATTCTATGTTCAACAATAGTGGATATGGATCCAGTTTATACATGGCAGATTATTTCATCAACTTATTTAAAGACAGAAAAGATCCACGTTTATTTACATTTGCCTCTCAAACTACAGGAGCTAAAGAAGCAGGAAAAACCATCACAGATTTTAGCGGATATAATGGAGGAAATCCTACTTCTCCATATTCTGACAACGCTGCCTTAATTACTGCTAAAAACATTTCTAAGGTGAATGACCGTTTCTACAAAGATCCAACTAACGAACCTTCATCAATTTTAAGCTACTCTGAACTGGAGTTTATCCTGGCAGAAGCAACAGCCAGAGGCTGGATATCCGGATCAGCAAAAACACATTATGACAATGGAATCAAAGCCAGTTTCAGTTTTTATCAGACTTACGTAAAAAATTCAGGACAATATTTTACAGGATTTGATGTCAACCAATACCTGGCTACTCCTTTGGTTGTTTATGATAATTCCGCTTCCCTACAGGTACAATTGGAAAAAATTATGACTCAAAAGTACATGATTATGTTCCACCAGTCACAATGGACTTCTTATTATGATTACCTGAGAACAGGATATCCTAATTATCCTTTAAAACCTGGTGTAGCAGCACCATTCAGATTCAGATATCCTCAGTCTGAGTACAATTATAACAGCACCAATTTAAAGGCAGCTCTTACCACTCAATATGGTGGAAATGACAATATCAACTCTAAACCTTGGTGGTTACAGTAA
- a CDS encoding phosphocholine-specific phospholipase C, with protein sequence MDRREFLEKSSILLAGLGTSNVLHPAILKALAIEPAAQSTFYDAEHVVILMQENRSFDHAFGALKGVRGFLDKRTFIKQDGHSAFFQKEKTGKYAAPARLDLRNTKSTWMSSLPHSWENQQQAFNKGKYDQWLQAKASGNENYKNIPLTLGYYNREDLPFYYQLADAFTIFDQYFCSSMTGTTPNRLFHWSGTLREQQNGKSKANVVNDDIDYDKARQAKWKSFPEILEEQNVSWRIYQNEISLPKGLSGEQEAWLSNFTDNPIEWFSKFNVKFSKGYYEHIPNIIASLNQEVLKKPNQKERLEAIITELQEDLVKYHPDNYSKLSQQEKNLHEKAFTTNSKDPDYHNLEIGKDEHGERLVVPKGDVLFQFRKDVEEKKLPSVSWLVAPEHFSDHPGSPWYGAWYISEVLNILTKDPEMWKKTIFIINYDENDGYFDHVIPFAPPLNPSQPVDINGKSGVEYVDKAQEYMSDPSLKDYEKAEGTVGLGYRVPMIIASPWTKGGFVNSEVSDHTSVLQFLEKFILKKFNKNVHVDNISEWRRAICGDLTSAFNAPNIKAPKMDYLDQKDYAKTINAAKNKPVPQLKWYSENELKNNLLEIQERGMKPSHPLPYNFHVNLEAGKIRMTNAKENGVPLHLYDRTQLNNHHYYFSYALYSGQELSHPARQSGSYDYEIFGPNGFFRKFKGNNIPESEISLINNTSKSQVELVVKNGQKESITLENMYEKTKKAISIHKPEEKIVIDLIPFKGWYDLKVTLGEHIWHFAGRQETGKVSVSDPHWA encoded by the coding sequence ATGGACAGAAGAGAATTTTTAGAAAAATCAAGTATTTTATTAGCTGGACTAGGAACTTCAAATGTTTTACACCCTGCTATTCTAAAGGCTTTAGCGATAGAACCTGCTGCACAGTCTACTTTTTATGATGCAGAACATGTAGTTATTTTGATGCAGGAGAACCGTTCATTCGATCATGCTTTTGGAGCTCTCAAAGGAGTTCGTGGGTTCCTGGATAAAAGGACTTTTATTAAGCAGGATGGGCATTCCGCTTTTTTTCAAAAGGAGAAAACAGGAAAATATGCAGCTCCGGCCCGTCTGGATTTGAGAAATACTAAATCAACATGGATGAGTTCCCTTCCCCATTCGTGGGAAAACCAGCAACAGGCATTCAATAAAGGAAAATATGACCAATGGCTTCAAGCTAAGGCTTCGGGTAACGAAAACTATAAAAATATTCCGCTTACCTTGGGCTACTACAACCGTGAAGATCTTCCATTCTACTATCAGCTTGCGGATGCCTTTACCATATTTGACCAATATTTCTGTTCTTCAATGACTGGAACCACTCCCAACAGACTTTTTCATTGGTCGGGAACGCTTAGAGAACAGCAAAATGGTAAATCAAAAGCTAATGTGGTGAATGATGATATTGATTATGATAAAGCAAGACAGGCAAAATGGAAAAGCTTCCCCGAAATTTTAGAGGAGCAAAATGTTTCATGGCGTATTTATCAAAATGAGATCAGCCTTCCAAAAGGTTTATCAGGGGAACAAGAAGCATGGCTAAGTAATTTTACAGATAATCCGATTGAATGGTTTTCAAAATTTAATGTTAAGTTTTCAAAAGGATACTATGAGCATATTCCCAATATCATTGCGTCACTGAATCAGGAGGTCCTGAAAAAACCTAACCAGAAAGAAAGACTGGAGGCCATCATTACTGAACTTCAGGAAGATCTGGTAAAATATCATCCGGATAATTATTCAAAACTTTCCCAGCAGGAGAAAAACCTCCACGAAAAAGCCTTTACAACGAATTCAAAAGATCCTGATTATCACAATCTGGAAATTGGAAAAGATGAACATGGAGAAAGACTGGTTGTTCCCAAAGGAGATGTACTCTTCCAGTTTCGTAAGGATGTGGAAGAGAAAAAATTGCCCTCGGTTTCCTGGCTGGTAGCTCCTGAACACTTCTCAGATCATCCCGGATCACCATGGTATGGAGCATGGTATATTTCTGAGGTTTTAAATATTCTGACCAAAGATCCTGAAATGTGGAAAAAAACAATTTTCATTATCAATTATGATGAAAATGATGGGTATTTTGACCACGTGATCCCTTTTGCACCCCCTCTAAATCCAAGCCAACCGGTTGATATCAATGGAAAAAGCGGTGTGGAATATGTAGATAAAGCTCAGGAGTATATGTCTGATCCATCATTAAAGGATTATGAAAAAGCAGAAGGAACAGTAGGATTGGGTTATAGAGTACCTATGATTATCGCTTCCCCATGGACGAAAGGCGGTTTTGTTAATTCTGAAGTTTCAGATCATACTTCTGTTTTGCAGTTCCTGGAGAAATTTATCCTGAAGAAATTCAATAAAAATGTTCATGTAGACAATATCAGCGAATGGAGAAGAGCTATTTGTGGAGACCTTACTTCAGCTTTTAATGCTCCCAATATCAAAGCTCCTAAAATGGACTATCTTGATCAAAAGGATTATGCTAAAACCATTAACGCAGCCAAAAATAAACCTGTTCCACAGCTAAAATGGTATTCTGAGAATGAACTGAAGAATAATTTACTTGAAATCCAGGAAAGAGGAATGAAACCTTCCCATCCTCTTCCTTATAATTTTCATGTGAATCTGGAAGCAGGTAAGATTAGAATGACTAATGCAAAAGAAAATGGAGTTCCTCTTCATCTTTATGACAGAACCCAATTGAACAATCATCATTATTATTTTTCTTATGCATTATATTCCGGGCAAGAACTATCTCATCCCGCAAGACAATCAGGAAGTTATGATTATGAAATTTTCGGTCCTAATGGTTTCTTCCGAAAATTCAAAGGAAACAATATTCCGGAATCCGAAATTAGCTTAATCAATAATACTTCAAAAAGCCAAGTTGAACTAGTTGTTAAAAACGGACAAAAAGAAAGCATTACCTTGGAAAATATGTATGAAAAAACTAAAAAAGCAATCTCTATCCACAAACCGGAGGAGAAAATAGTGATTGACCTTATCCCATTTAAAGGCTGGTATGACTTAAAAGTAACATTGGGTGAGCATATCTGGCATTTTGCAGGAAGACAGGAAACAGGAAAAGTTTCTGTTTCAGACCCACACTGGGCATAA
- a CDS encoding WxL protein host-binding domain-containing protein yields the protein MIKRILFLITLILQFSFLHAGIVVLNGLTHSYKIENGKVYKGKVAIENTSNNPQSVKLFLQDFTYHADGTINYTALHTQKRTNGDWIKLNTNLVTLKGKEKTEVFYEITVPNQAIDPGSYWSVIIVEPVDDIKPSDKQPGVSITSVIRYAIQVITDYDTEKAKPDLTFDNIKVEKEEGKKTVKIAIANNGNLYCKPTASIEIYNRKTGEKIGTFSSLTMGLLPSTSKTFYIDISKVPPAQYKATVIATDEDENAFALNVELEVKND from the coding sequence ATGATAAAGCGTATTCTTTTTCTAATCACTCTGATTTTGCAGTTTAGCTTTTTACATGCCGGCATTGTGGTTCTTAACGGGCTTACGCATTCCTATAAAATAGAAAACGGAAAAGTTTACAAAGGAAAAGTTGCCATTGAGAATACAAGTAATAATCCTCAAAGTGTAAAATTGTTTTTGCAGGACTTTACGTATCATGCTGACGGAACGATTAATTATACCGCTCTACATACTCAAAAAAGGACTAACGGAGATTGGATAAAACTTAATACAAATTTAGTAACCCTTAAAGGGAAAGAAAAAACAGAAGTGTTTTATGAAATAACTGTTCCTAATCAGGCAATAGATCCCGGCAGTTATTGGAGTGTTATCATCGTAGAACCTGTAGATGATATCAAACCCAGCGATAAACAACCTGGAGTAAGCATTACCTCTGTAATACGGTATGCTATTCAGGTCATTACAGATTACGACACAGAAAAGGCCAAACCGGACCTTACATTTGACAATATCAAAGTAGAAAAAGAAGAAGGAAAAAAAACTGTAAAAATTGCTATAGCTAATAATGGAAATCTCTATTGCAAACCTACAGCATCTATTGAAATCTATAACCGCAAAACAGGCGAAAAAATAGGAACTTTTTCAAGCCTGACAATGGGGTTACTCCCTTCTACTTCTAAAACATTTTACATTGATATCAGCAAAGTACCACCTGCACAGTATAAGGCTACTGTTATAGCAACGGACGAAGATGAGAATGCTTTCGCACTCAATGTGGAACTAGAAGTAAAAAATGATTAA